The following proteins come from a genomic window of Oricola thermophila:
- a CDS encoding TrmH family RNA methyltransferase: protein MSTTVRAPGRVKEVTSLSNPIIKDIRLLEKKRHRDETGLFLAEGMKLVIDAMESGWTIRTLIYGKAGKGQEKVEALAARCLAQGADVLIVSEKVLGAIARRDNPQMVMGVFEQQWLPRDTIAPTGNDTWVALDRVRDPGNLGTIIRTADAAGAKGVILVGQTTDPFATETVRATMGSIFAVPLARMDEAAFIDFAGKWPGIVAGTHLKGAVDYRKPDYTREPVLLVMGNEQAGMTDELADACTTLIKIPQAGRADSLNLAIATGVCLFEIRRHALTFDGDDA, encoded by the coding sequence ATGAGCACGACGGTGCGCGCACCCGGCCGGGTGAAGGAAGTGACAAGCCTGTCCAACCCGATCATCAAGGACATAAGGCTGCTCGAGAAGAAGCGGCACCGCGACGAGACCGGGCTTTTCCTCGCCGAGGGCATGAAGCTGGTCATCGACGCCATGGAATCCGGCTGGACGATCCGCACGCTGATCTACGGCAAGGCCGGCAAGGGCCAGGAAAAGGTCGAGGCGCTCGCCGCGCGCTGCCTGGCGCAGGGCGCCGACGTGCTGATCGTGTCCGAAAAGGTGCTCGGTGCGATCGCGCGACGCGACAATCCGCAGATGGTGATGGGCGTGTTCGAGCAGCAATGGCTGCCGCGAGATACCATCGCGCCGACCGGCAACGACACATGGGTCGCGCTCGACCGGGTGCGGGACCCCGGAAATCTGGGCACCATCATCCGCACCGCCGACGCAGCCGGCGCAAAGGGCGTGATCCTCGTCGGCCAGACGACCGACCCGTTCGCCACCGAAACGGTGCGCGCAACGATGGGGTCCATTTTCGCGGTGCCCCTGGCGAGGATGGACGAAGCCGCCTTCATCGACTTCGCGGGGAAATGGCCCGGCATCGTGGCGGGCACGCATCTGAAGGGCGCCGTCGACTACCGGAAGCCCGACTACACGCGCGAGCCGGTGCTGCTGGTCATGGGCAACGAACAGGCCGGCATGACGGACGAACTCGCCGATGCCTGCACGACGCTCATCAAGATACCGCAGGCAGGCAGGGCCGACTCGCTGAACCTCGCGATCGCCACGGGTGTCTGCCTGTTCGAGATCCGGCGCCATGCGCTGACATTCGACGGGGACGACGCATGA
- the lspA gene encoding signal peptidase II, with protein sequence MKRPAAALGTIGLVVAIDQAAKYATERFMAYQRAIDILPFFALYRTHNEGIAFSMLWGLGPGILIAISLGVIAFVLWLWRASPAERVVSHAGFALVIGGAIGNLIDRAVFGYVIDYFLFHTPAWSFAVFNLADAAITVGAGLIILDELMTWRRERAIEKSE encoded by the coding sequence ATGAAACGACCCGCGGCGGCACTCGGCACGATCGGCCTCGTCGTTGCCATCGACCAAGCGGCGAAATATGCCACGGAGCGGTTCATGGCCTACCAGCGGGCCATCGACATCCTGCCGTTCTTCGCGCTTTACCGCACCCACAACGAAGGCATCGCCTTCTCCATGCTGTGGGGGCTGGGGCCGGGCATCCTGATCGCGATCAGCCTCGGCGTCATCGCCTTCGTATTGTGGCTGTGGCGGGCGAGCCCTGCCGAGCGCGTCGTCTCGCATGCCGGCTTCGCGCTGGTGATCGGCGGAGCCATAGGAAACCTGATCGACCGGGCCGTCTTCGGCTATGTGATCGACTACTTCCTCTTCCACACCCCGGCATGGTCCTTCGCCGTGTTCAACCTCGCCGACGCCGCCATCACGGTCGGCGCGGGACTGATCATATTGGACGAACTGATGACCTGGCGGCGCGAAAGAGCGATTGAGAAATCCGAGTGA
- a CDS encoding MDR family oxidoreductase, translating into MADTFKAILVSRDENKNQSVEVRDMAVDDLMEGDTVVSVEATTVNYKDGLAITGRSPVVRRWPMVPGIDLAGTVESSTHPDWKPGDKVILNGWGTGETHYGAYAGKSRVRGDWLIALPESMSPTDAMAVGTAGYTAMLSIMALERHGITPERGPVAVSGASGGVGSVAVSILARLGYHVIASTGRTAEADYLTGLGAAEIIDRAELSEPGRPLGKERWAAAIDSVGSHTLANLLAQTQYGGAVTACGLAQGADLPATVMPFILRGVSLLGIDSVMAPKPLREEAWSRIARNLDTAKLASLSSVIGFDDIIDSANAILDGKIRGRVVVDMSK; encoded by the coding sequence ATGGCGGACACGTTCAAGGCAATCCTGGTCTCGCGCGACGAGAACAAGAACCAGTCGGTCGAGGTCAGGGACATGGCAGTGGACGACCTGATGGAGGGCGACACCGTCGTTTCCGTGGAGGCGACCACCGTCAACTACAAGGACGGACTGGCGATCACGGGCAGGTCGCCGGTCGTTCGCCGCTGGCCGATGGTGCCGGGCATCGACCTGGCCGGAACGGTCGAAAGCTCGACGCATCCCGACTGGAAGCCCGGCGACAAGGTCATTCTCAACGGCTGGGGCACCGGGGAGACGCATTACGGCGCCTATGCCGGAAAGTCGCGGGTCAGGGGCGACTGGCTGATCGCGCTGCCCGAGAGCATGTCGCCGACGGACGCGATGGCCGTCGGCACCGCGGGCTACACGGCGATGCTGTCGATCATGGCGCTCGAGCGGCACGGCATCACCCCGGAGCGCGGCCCCGTCGCGGTGAGCGGCGCGTCCGGCGGTGTCGGTTCCGTCGCCGTCTCCATTCTCGCCAGGCTCGGCTACCACGTGATCGCATCGACAGGCCGTACCGCCGAAGCCGACTACCTGACGGGGCTCGGCGCGGCGGAGATCATCGACCGCGCGGAGCTTTCCGAGCCCGGGCGGCCGCTCGGCAAGGAACGCTGGGCGGCGGCCATCGACTCGGTCGGCTCGCACACGCTGGCCAACCTGCTCGCGCAGACCCAGTATGGCGGTGCCGTCACGGCCTGCGGGCTGGCGCAGGGCGCGGACCTGCCCGCAACCGTCATGCCTTTCATCCTGCGCGGCGTATCACTGCTCGGCATCGATTCGGTCATGGCACCGAAGCCGCTGCGGGAGGAAGCATGGTCCCGCATAGCCCGCAACCTCGACACGGCGAAGCTCGCGAGCCTGTCGTCGGTCATCGGCTTCGACGACATCATCGACAGCGCAAATGCCATTCTGGATGGAAAAATTCGCGGCAGGGTTGTCGTCGACATGTCGAAATGA
- a CDS encoding ATP-binding protein, with protein sequence MELNETFQLLHRVGDAFARWMAPAAPAGFSGKGSENIDIHSVQRARDEAERANRAKSRFLAMTSHEIRTPLNGIIGMGKLLADTELTPEQQNYVDAITISSEALLTLVNDLMDFARFESGDLEFHPQHTAVAPLLSGVVELLCSRAYVKGIDLGYYMSPDVPESAVFDPARLRQVLMNIIGNAVKFTEKGGVSITVGHDDDMLEISVQDTGPGIALRDQQRIFEEFEQASIGFNRPHEGIGLGLAISRRIVEAAGGSIALESRFGEGARFTIRYPVTDQKQAEAIDGKLDGRWIAILSPNIIEAEMLARTLHDAGARTDIFHDREAAIAACSGDAPCPTLIVDNRIRGGAESFLDLDGFSADLIALIEAEDRGSTGASFKDAGQSFLTRPVRPSTLIRIVSGTVREISLAASSIVMRPDICLKSGLNVLVAEDNPVNALLILRMLEKLGHRVNHVENGRDAVDAVRMAHTQTGLPYDIVLMDLHMPVLDGVDAISAVRRFEDEAGLPPVPILALTADVLPETHVNVLNAGADGILTKPLEPDEFVAQITRLNQKAA encoded by the coding sequence ATGGAACTGAACGAGACATTTCAGCTACTGCATCGTGTCGGAGACGCCTTTGCCCGCTGGATGGCCCCGGCGGCACCGGCCGGTTTCAGCGGCAAGGGCTCCGAGAACATCGACATCCACTCGGTTCAGCGGGCCCGCGACGAAGCCGAACGCGCCAATCGGGCGAAATCGCGTTTCCTGGCGATGACGAGCCACGAGATCCGCACGCCGCTGAACGGAATCATCGGCATGGGCAAGCTGCTGGCCGATACCGAGCTGACGCCGGAACAGCAGAACTATGTCGACGCCATCACGATTTCCAGCGAGGCGCTTCTCACGCTGGTCAACGACCTGATGGATTTCGCCCGCTTCGAATCCGGCGACCTGGAGTTCCACCCGCAGCACACCGCGGTCGCGCCCCTGCTCAGCGGCGTCGTCGAGCTCCTGTGCAGCCGTGCCTATGTCAAGGGCATCGATCTCGGCTACTACATGTCGCCGGACGTTCCGGAAAGCGCGGTCTTCGATCCCGCCCGGCTTCGCCAGGTGCTGATGAACATCATCGGCAATGCAGTGAAGTTCACCGAGAAGGGCGGCGTCTCGATCACGGTCGGCCACGACGACGACATGCTGGAAATCTCCGTTCAGGACACCGGACCCGGCATCGCACTGCGCGACCAGCAGCGCATTTTCGAGGAATTCGAGCAGGCGAGCATAGGCTTCAACCGGCCGCATGAGGGAATCGGGCTCGGGCTCGCCATATCCCGGCGCATCGTCGAGGCCGCCGGCGGCTCCATCGCGCTGGAAAGCCGCTTCGGCGAGGGCGCACGCTTCACCATTCGCTACCCGGTAACCGACCAGAAACAGGCCGAGGCGATCGACGGGAAACTCGACGGACGCTGGATCGCGATCCTCAGCCCGAACATCATAGAGGCGGAGATGCTGGCCCGGACCCTCCACGACGCCGGCGCCAGGACCGACATCTTTCACGACCGGGAGGCGGCGATCGCCGCCTGCAGCGGCGACGCGCCCTGCCCGACCCTGATCGTCGACAACCGGATAAGGGGCGGCGCGGAAAGCTTCCTCGACCTCGACGGTTTCTCGGCCGACCTGATCGCGCTGATCGAGGCGGAGGACCGCGGCTCGACAGGCGCCAGCTTCAAGGATGCCGGCCAGTCCTTCCTGACGCGGCCCGTGCGCCCGAGCACGCTCATCCGCATCGTGTCCGGCACCGTGCGCGAAATCTCGCTCGCCGCCAGCAGCATCGTCATGCGGCCCGACATCTGCCTGAAGTCCGGCCTCAACGTGCTCGTCGCCGAGGACAACCCCGTCAACGCGCTGCTGATCCTGCGCATGCTGGAAAAGCTCGGCCACCGCGTGAACCATGTCGAGAACGGCAGGGACGCGGTGGATGCCGTGCGCATGGCGCACACGCAGACCGGCCTGCCCTACGACATCGTGCTGATGGACCTGCACATGCCGGTGCTCGACGGCGTCGACGCCATATCCGCCGTGCGCCGCTTCGAGGACGAGGCCGGATTGCCCCCGGTGCCCATCCTCGCGCTGACCGCCGACGTGCTGCCGGAGACCCATGTCAACGTGCTCAATGCGGGCGCCGACGGCATCCTGACCAAGCCGCTGGAACCGGACGAATTCGTCGCCCAGATCACGCGGCTGAACCAGAAGGCGGCGTGA
- a CDS encoding GNAT family N-acetyltransferase has protein sequence MNIANRTIRATRHSDATPPLFQDSGQADEGAVLGRIGPLVARLIADPAELEAAQRLRYRIFREEMGASFSPDSGRSDRDEDRFDATCDHLIVVDTTRPGSPAEQIVGTYRLLRDEVAARAGGFYSAGEYAIDALVARHRGKRFLELGRSCVMPDYRSKRTIELLWQGIWAYCLRHGTDVMVGCASFPGADARKHALALSFLHRHARASGEWAVDPATADAIKMDMLPEEAIDMKAALAAMPPLIKGYLRLGAKFADRAVIDRAFGSTDVMVILPVDTISERYVRYYGADAGRFAPGARTA, from the coding sequence ATGAACATCGCCAACCGGACGATCCGCGCGACCAGGCATTCCGACGCGACCCCGCCATTGTTTCAAGATTCCGGCCAGGCCGACGAAGGCGCCGTGCTGGGCCGGATCGGCCCGCTCGTCGCCAGGCTGATCGCCGACCCCGCGGAACTCGAGGCGGCACAGCGGCTTCGCTACCGGATCTTCCGCGAGGAAATGGGCGCATCATTCTCCCCGGACAGCGGCAGGAGCGATCGCGACGAGGACCGTTTCGATGCAACCTGCGATCACCTGATCGTCGTCGACACGACACGGCCCGGCAGCCCGGCCGAGCAGATCGTCGGCACCTACAGGCTGCTGCGCGACGAGGTCGCGGCGCGCGCCGGCGGCTTCTACTCGGCCGGCGAATACGCCATCGACGCGCTGGTGGCACGCCACCGCGGCAAGCGGTTCCTGGAACTGGGCCGCTCCTGCGTGATGCCGGACTACCGCTCCAAGCGCACGATCGAGCTGCTGTGGCAGGGGATCTGGGCATACTGCCTGCGCCACGGGACCGACGTGATGGTCGGCTGCGCGTCGTTCCCCGGCGCGGACGCGCGAAAACACGCGCTGGCGCTGTCGTTCCTGCACCGGCACGCCCGCGCCAGCGGCGAGTGGGCTGTCGACCCGGCGACCGCCGACGCGATCAAGATGGACATGCTGCCGGAAGAGGCCATCGACATGAAGGCGGCGCTGGCCGCCATGCCGCCGCTGATCAAGGGCTACCTGCGGCTCGGCGCGAAATTCGCCGACCGGGCGGTGATCGACCGGGCCTTCGGCTCGACCGACGTCATGGTCATCCTGCCCGTCGACACGATCAGCGAGCGCTACGTGCGCTATTACGGCGCCGATGCCGGCCGGTTTGCGCCCGGCGCCCGGACCGCCTGA
- a CDS encoding NADP-dependent malic enzyme, with amino-acid sequence MSNSQEPESGKQSSEAPRVTDQEALDFHSRGRPGKLEITPTKPMTTQRDLSLAYSPGVAVPVKAIAEDPDKAFDYTARGNMVAVISNGSAILGMGDLGALASKPVMEGKAVLFKRFADVDSIDLEVDTRDIDEFVNCVRLLGPSFGGINLEDIKAPDCFIIEQRLREEMDIPVFHDDQHGTAIIAAAGLINALHLTGRDMKSVKIVCNGAGAAAIACIELVKSMGVPHENVILCDTKGVIYQGRATGLNQWKSAHAVKTDRRTLAEALDGADVFLGLSVKGALTEDMVRSMADNPIIFAMANPDPEITPEEVAAIRSDAIVATGRSDYPNQVNNVLGFPYIFRGALDVRATEINEEMKAAAAHALAELAREDVPDDVAAAYAGNRPKFGPGYIIPVPFDPRLISAIPVAVARAAIKTGVARREITDFEAYANQLSARRDPIASTLQRIYERVRRHPKRIVFTEGEEEQMIRAAVSYVNQQLGTAILLGREDLIRETAREAGADIDRPGIELINARLSSRNRDYADFLYERLQRDGFLFRDCQRLVNNDRNHFAATMVALGDADGMVTGVTRNYSTALSDVRRVIDARPGHRVIGLSLALCRGRTVLVADTAVHDMPSAEELADIAEEAAGMARRMGYEPHVAMLAYSTFGQPPGERSQVVRDAVRILDRRRVDFEYDGEMAADVALSAELMAQYPFCRLSRPANVLVMPAFHSASISTKMLQELGGSTVIGPLLVGLNRPVQIVSLGARDADIVNMAAIAAYNADS; translated from the coding sequence ATGTCCAACTCCCAGGAACCGGAATCCGGCAAGCAGTCTTCCGAGGCCCCGAGGGTCACGGACCAGGAAGCGCTGGACTTCCATTCGCGTGGCCGGCCGGGCAAGCTCGAGATCACGCCGACCAAGCCGATGACGACGCAGCGCGACCTCTCGCTTGCCTATTCCCCGGGTGTCGCGGTGCCGGTCAAGGCGATCGCCGAGGACCCGGACAAGGCCTTCGACTACACGGCGCGCGGCAACATGGTTGCCGTCATTTCCAACGGCAGTGCCATCCTGGGGATGGGCGATCTCGGTGCGCTTGCATCCAAGCCGGTGATGGAAGGAAAGGCGGTGCTGTTCAAGCGCTTCGCCGATGTCGACTCCATCGATCTGGAGGTCGACACCCGGGACATCGACGAGTTCGTCAACTGCGTTCGCCTTCTCGGGCCGTCCTTTGGCGGCATCAACCTTGAGGACATCAAGGCGCCGGACTGTTTCATCATCGAGCAGCGGCTGCGCGAGGAAATGGACATTCCCGTTTTCCACGACGACCAGCACGGCACGGCAATCATCGCCGCGGCCGGTCTGATCAATGCGCTGCATCTGACAGGCCGCGACATGAAATCCGTGAAGATCGTCTGCAACGGCGCCGGCGCGGCCGCGATCGCCTGCATCGAGCTGGTCAAGTCGATGGGTGTGCCGCACGAGAACGTCATTCTCTGCGATACCAAGGGCGTCATCTACCAGGGGCGTGCCACCGGCCTGAACCAGTGGAAGTCGGCCCATGCCGTGAAGACCGACAGGCGTACGCTCGCCGAGGCGCTCGACGGTGCGGATGTCTTTCTCGGGCTTTCCGTCAAGGGGGCGCTGACCGAGGACATGGTGCGTTCCATGGCCGACAATCCGATCATCTTCGCCATGGCCAATCCCGACCCGGAGATCACGCCGGAGGAGGTCGCGGCCATCCGCTCCGACGCCATCGTGGCGACCGGCCGTTCCGACTATCCGAACCAGGTCAACAACGTGCTGGGCTTCCCCTACATCTTCCGCGGCGCGCTTGATGTGCGCGCGACGGAGATCAACGAGGAGATGAAGGCGGCCGCAGCCCACGCACTGGCAGAGCTCGCGCGCGAGGATGTTCCCGATGATGTCGCCGCCGCCTATGCCGGCAACCGGCCGAAATTCGGGCCGGGCTACATCATTCCGGTGCCGTTTGATCCGCGACTGATCTCGGCCATTCCGGTCGCCGTTGCCAGGGCGGCGATAAAGACCGGCGTCGCGCGCCGCGAGATCACGGATTTCGAGGCCTATGCCAACCAGCTTTCGGCGCGCCGCGACCCGATCGCCTCGACGCTTCAGCGGATCTACGAGCGCGTCCGTCGCCATCCGAAGCGGATCGTCTTCACCGAGGGCGAGGAGGAGCAGATGATCCGCGCGGCCGTGTCCTACGTGAACCAGCAGCTCGGCACCGCCATCCTGCTCGGCCGCGAGGACCTGATCCGGGAGACGGCGCGCGAGGCCGGCGCGGACATCGACAGGCCGGGCATCGAGCTGATCAATGCCCGGCTGTCGAGCAGGAACCGGGACTATGCGGACTTCCTCTACGAGCGGCTGCAACGCGACGGCTTCCTGTTCCGCGACTGCCAGCGCCTGGTCAACAACGACCGCAACCATTTTGCCGCGACGATGGTGGCCCTCGGCGATGCCGACGGCATGGTCACCGGCGTCACGCGCAACTATTCCACCGCGCTGTCCGATGTCCGCCGCGTCATCGACGCGCGGCCCGGCCATCGTGTCATCGGCCTGTCCCTGGCGTTGTGCCGCGGCCGCACCGTGCTCGTTGCCGACACGGCGGTCCACGACATGCCGAGCGCCGAGGAACTGGCGGACATCGCCGAGGAGGCTGCCGGAATGGCCCGCCGCATGGGCTACGAGCCCCATGTCGCCATGCTGGCCTACTCCACTTTCGGCCAGCCGCCGGGCGAGCGCTCGCAGGTGGTGCGTGACGCCGTGCGCATCCTCGACAGGCGCCGCGTCGATTTCGAGTATGACGGCGAGATGGCCGCCGATGTGGCGCTCAGTGCCGAGCTGATGGCGCAATACCCCTTCTGCCGCCTGTCCCGTCCGGCCAACGTGCTGGTGATGCCGGCCTTCCATTCGGCCTCCATCTCCACCAAGATGCTGCAGGAGCTCGGCGGCTCGACGGTGATCGGCCCGCTTCTGGTCGGCCTCAACAGGCCGGTGCAGATCGTCTCCCTCGGTGCGCGCGATGCCGACATCGTCAACATGGCGGCGATCGCCGCCTACAACGCGGATTCGTGA